A stretch of the Bacteroidota bacterium genome encodes the following:
- the rsmG gene encoding 16S rRNA (guanine(527)-N(7))-methyltransferase RsmG translates to MLSENLLKKYFPELNDLQIRQFSKLEDLYKDWNEKVNLISRKDVENIFVHHVLHSLAIAKVVKFEFGTSILDIGTGGGFPGIPLAIVFPDCKFMLIDSIGKKIKVVKSVAEEINLTNVYAQQIRAEKLNAKFDFIVSRAVCTIPEFINYSKKKINSKSFNSISNGILYLKGGDFLEEIENLKYFVKIFNIKNFFQEDFFQTKKVVYIKQ, encoded by the coding sequence ATGTTATCAGAAAATTTACTAAAAAAATATTTCCCGGAATTAAATGATTTACAAATCAGGCAGTTTTCAAAATTGGAAGATTTGTATAAAGATTGGAACGAGAAAGTAAATTTAATTTCCCGAAAAGATGTAGAAAATATTTTTGTGCATCATGTTTTGCATTCGCTTGCAATTGCAAAAGTTGTGAAATTTGAATTTGGAACAAGCATTCTTGATATAGGAACTGGCGGTGGTTTTCCGGGAATACCGCTTGCAATTGTTTTTCCCGACTGCAAATTTATGCTTATTGATTCAATTGGGAAAAAGATAAAAGTTGTAAAATCTGTTGCGGAAGAAATAAATCTTACAAATGTTTATGCCCAACAAATTAGAGCCGAGAAATTGAATGCGAAATTCGATTTTATTGTAAGTAGAGCAGTTTGTACAATCCCTGAATTTATTAATTATTCAAAGAAAAAAATAAACAGTAAATCGTTCAATTCCATTTCCAACGGAATTTTATACCTTAAAGGAGGAGATTTTCTCGAAGAAATTGAAAATCTGAAATATTTCGTCAAGATTTTCAATATAAAGAATTTCTTTCAAGAGGACTTTTTTCAGACTAAAAAGGTGGTTTAC